A window of the Microplitis mediator isolate UGA2020A chromosome 5, iyMicMedi2.1, whole genome shotgun sequence genome harbors these coding sequences:
- the LOC130667925 gene encoding carbonic anhydrase 2-like isoform X2, whose product MIFIFNIILVSLRMLVISADYNYKDPDTWKEQYPHCGGSEQSPIDVTVLNQIKRKNFEDVYTKIWLQNYKTVPAKMTMKNNGHSLKIMFEWAEGETKIPTIFGGPLESEYIFHSLEFHWGPDINSGSEHTFMGKSYPIELQLIHYDFEFDNLEAAERYEKGVTIYSTFFKVESDESAFLTKILEKIPDVIDSGTETEIEPFAIDDLLQEKDANSFIVYHGSQTSPSCLESVNWLISDQVFSATREQKNFSSFI is encoded by the exons atgatttttatctttaatatCATTTTAGTTTCATTACGTATGTTAGTAATATCAGCTG aCTATAACTACAAAGATCCCGATACATGGAAAGAACAATACCCACACTGTGGTGGTTCGGAGCAATCACCCATTGATGTTACAGTTTTAAATCAgattaagagaaaaaatttcgaagatgTGTATACTAAAATATggttacaaaattataaaaccgtACCTGCGAAAATGACTATGAAAAATAACGGCCACtcat taaaaataatgtttgaaTGGGCTGAAGGTGAGACTAAGATACCTACGATTTTCGGGGGCCCTCTTGaatctgaatatatttttcattcacTAGAATTTCATTGGGGTCCCGATATTAATTCAGGAAGTGAGCATACATTTATGGGCAAGAG ttaTCCAATTGAGTTACAACTAATTCACTACGACTTTGAATTTGATAATCTTGAGGCTGCTGAACGCTACGAGAAAGGAGTAACGATCTATTCtacatttttt AAAGTAGAATCTGATGAATCGGCATTTCtaacaaaaatacttgaaaaaattccgGATGTTATAGATTCAGGAACAGAAACTGAAATTGAACCATTTGCAATCGATGATCTTTTGCAGGAAAAGGATGCCAATAGCTTTATTGTATATCATGGCTCTCAGACATCACCATCTTGCTTAGAGTCAGTTAATTGGTTGATAAGTGATCAAGTTTTTTCAGCTACAAGAGAACAA AAAAATTTCAGTTCATTCATCTAA
- the LOC130667925 gene encoding carbonic anhydrase 2-like isoform X1: MIFIFNIILVSLRMLVISADYNYKDPDTWKEQYPHCGGSEQSPIDVTVLNQIKRKNFEDVYTKIWLQNYKTVPAKMTMKNNGHSLKIMFEWAEGETKIPTIFGGPLESEYIFHSLEFHWGPDINSGSEHTFMGKSYPIELQLIHYDFEFDNLEAAERYEKGVTIYSTFFKVESDESAFLTKILEKIPDVIDSGTETEIEPFAIDDLLQEKDANSFIVYHGSQTSPSCLESVNWLISDQVFSATREQIEKFQFIHLIDGDDHNNRPVQPLNDRKPRIFGKYKPSK, from the exons atgatttttatctttaatatCATTTTAGTTTCATTACGTATGTTAGTAATATCAGCTG aCTATAACTACAAAGATCCCGATACATGGAAAGAACAATACCCACACTGTGGTGGTTCGGAGCAATCACCCATTGATGTTACAGTTTTAAATCAgattaagagaaaaaatttcgaagatgTGTATACTAAAATATggttacaaaattataaaaccgtACCTGCGAAAATGACTATGAAAAATAACGGCCACtcat taaaaataatgtttgaaTGGGCTGAAGGTGAGACTAAGATACCTACGATTTTCGGGGGCCCTCTTGaatctgaatatatttttcattcacTAGAATTTCATTGGGGTCCCGATATTAATTCAGGAAGTGAGCATACATTTATGGGCAAGAG ttaTCCAATTGAGTTACAACTAATTCACTACGACTTTGAATTTGATAATCTTGAGGCTGCTGAACGCTACGAGAAAGGAGTAACGATCTATTCtacatttttt AAAGTAGAATCTGATGAATCGGCATTTCtaacaaaaatacttgaaaaaattccgGATGTTATAGATTCAGGAACAGAAACTGAAATTGAACCATTTGCAATCGATGATCTTTTGCAGGAAAAGGATGCCAATAGCTTTATTGTATATCATGGCTCTCAGACATCACCATCTTGCTTAGAGTCAGTTAATTGGTTGATAAGTGATCAAGTTTTTTCAGCTACAAGAGAACAA ataGAAAAATTTCAGTTCATTCATCTAATTGATGGCGATGATCACAATAATCGACCCGTGCAACCATTAAATGATCGCAAACCCAGAATTTTTGGGAAGTACAAGCCTTCGAAATaa